Proteins encoded in a region of the Streptomyces sp. NBC_01298 genome:
- a CDS encoding DUF4429 domain-containing protein — MAEIIQKDGTWTFDGDAVRIVPGRDKGVGPLRQTLGEVLVPLRALAGISYEPGRKAGRLRLRLRDGADPLLQVTGGRLPEASDPYRLTVEPDRGGVAEYFVDEVRGALLLDQVDGGPADSYLLPGPSVPITVGAGDGTVAFDGDRVALEWNWTTEEAKRSGGPREFRVADLRSVEWAPSRGLENGWIRFALAGAGQSAAPKYDPYTVELFGFKKDPLMALVAAAVAVRMPHPAAPSRAPEPSPSLPPSLSLSSPLSPALPLPPAPSPDPGPAVAPAPVPAQDHDALLRRLRELGELHQAGILTAEEFTTAKAAILGLF, encoded by the coding sequence ATGGCGGAAATCATCCAGAAGGACGGCACATGGACCTTCGACGGGGACGCGGTGCGCATCGTGCCGGGCCGCGACAAGGGGGTCGGACCGCTGCGCCAGACGCTGGGCGAGGTACTCGTCCCGCTGCGCGCGCTGGCCGGCATCTCCTACGAACCGGGGCGCAAAGCGGGCCGGCTGCGCCTGCGGCTGCGAGACGGCGCCGACCCGCTGCTCCAGGTGACGGGCGGCCGGCTGCCGGAGGCCTCCGACCCGTACCGGCTGACGGTGGAGCCGGACCGCGGCGGGGTGGCGGAGTACTTCGTGGACGAGGTCCGGGGCGCCCTCCTGCTGGACCAGGTGGACGGCGGCCCCGCCGATTCCTACCTCCTGCCGGGTCCCTCCGTGCCGATCACGGTCGGCGCGGGCGACGGGACGGTGGCCTTCGACGGGGACCGGGTGGCCCTGGAATGGAACTGGACGACGGAGGAGGCCAAACGCTCCGGCGGCCCCCGGGAGTTCAGGGTCGCGGACCTGCGGTCGGTGGAGTGGGCCCCGTCGCGGGGACTGGAGAACGGGTGGATCCGCTTCGCCCTGGCCGGCGCCGGCCAGAGCGCGGCGCCGAAGTACGACCCGTACACGGTGGAGCTGTTCGGCTTCAAGAAGGACCCCCTGATGGCGCTGGTCGCGGCCGCCGTGGCGGTCCGCATGCCGCACCCGGCGGCGCCCTCGCGGGCGCCCGAGCCCTCGCCCTCGCTCCCGCCCTCGCTCTCCCTCTCCTCCCCCCTCTCCCCTGCGCTCCCGCTCCCGCCCGCGCCCTCGCCGGACCCCGGTCCGGCCGTCGCGCCCGCCCCCGTCCCGGCGCAGGACCACGACGCCCTGCTGCGGCGGCTGCGCGAGCTGGGAGAGCTGCATCAGGCGGGGATCCTCACGGCCGAGGAGTTCACGACGGCGAAAGCGGCGATTTTGGGTCTTTTCTGA
- a CDS encoding hydroxymethylglutaryl-CoA lyase, producing MNGLPMSFPDEGLPARVRIHEVGARDGLQNEKTAVPTHVKAEFVHRLAAAGLTTIEATSFVHPRWVPQLADAEELFPLLADVKAALPVLVPNDRGLDRALALGATRIAVFGSASETFASRNLNRTVAGSLEMFEPVVARAKEHEAHVRGYLSMCFGDPWEGPVPLHQVVGVAKALLDLGCDELSLGDTIGVATPGHVRALLSALNEEGVGTDRIGVHFHDTYGQALSNTLAALQHGVTTVDASAGGLGGCPYAKSATGNLATEDLVWMLDGLGIETGVDLAALTATSVWMAEQLGRPSPSRTVRALSHKE from the coding sequence ATGAACGGGCTTCCGATGAGCTTCCCGGACGAGGGCCTCCCGGCCCGGGTCCGCATCCACGAGGTCGGCGCGCGCGACGGGTTGCAGAACGAGAAGACGGCCGTCCCGACCCACGTGAAGGCCGAGTTCGTGCACCGGCTGGCCGCCGCCGGGCTCACCACCATCGAGGCCACCAGCTTCGTGCACCCCCGGTGGGTCCCCCAGCTGGCCGACGCCGAGGAACTGTTCCCGCTCCTCGCCGACGTGAAGGCCGCGCTGCCGGTCCTCGTCCCCAACGACCGCGGCCTCGACCGCGCGCTCGCGCTCGGGGCCACCCGGATCGCCGTGTTCGGTTCGGCCAGCGAGACCTTCGCCTCCCGCAACCTCAACCGCACGGTTGCCGGGTCCCTCGAGATGTTCGAGCCGGTCGTGGCCCGCGCCAAGGAGCACGAGGCGCACGTCCGCGGCTACCTCTCGATGTGCTTCGGCGACCCCTGGGAGGGCCCGGTCCCGCTCCACCAGGTGGTGGGCGTCGCCAAGGCCCTCCTGGACCTCGGCTGTGACGAGCTGAGCCTCGGCGACACCATCGGCGTCGCCACCCCGGGACACGTGCGGGCCCTGCTCTCCGCGCTCAACGAGGAGGGCGTGGGCACCGACCGGATCGGCGTGCACTTCCACGACACCTACGGCCAGGCCCTGTCCAACACCCTCGCCGCGCTCCAGCACGGCGTGACCACCGTCGACGCGTCCGCGGGCGGCCTCGGCGGATGCCCGTACGCCAAGAGCGCGACCGGCAATCTCGCGACCGAGGACCTCGTCTGGATGCTCGACGGCCTCGGCATCGAGACCGGGGTCGATCTGGCCGCCCTCACCGCCACGAGCGTGTGGATGGCCGAGCAGTTGGGGCGACCCAGCCCCTCCCGTACCGTCCGCGCCCTCTCCCACAAGGAGTAA
- a CDS encoding ABC transporter substrate-binding protein has protein sequence MPKSRSSLLTRRGLIAAGGALGLVAALTACGGSDSAKDGSGDKGTGAAASGPWSFKDDMGKDVTTKSTPKNIVAFTGTAAALHDYGVEVKGVFGPTKTADGKADVQAGSMDISKVEILGNVYDEFNVEKYAALQPDLLVTNTWEPGSYWYLPEASKDKILKLAPAAAIGVGGDVTMDKALARTADLAKSLGADLNAKKTVDAKARFEAASAKLREATKANPGIKVLVGSGAADLFYVSTPATSADLKYFQSLGVEFITPDKVEGGFFESLSWENAGKYKADVVLLDNRTGTLQPQELKAKPTWAEMPAVKAGQITPRVTEPIYSYEKCAQIVEELTKAIQGAKKVS, from the coding sequence ATGCCCAAGTCCCGCTCCTCCCTCCTCACCCGCCGCGGCCTCATCGCGGCAGGCGGCGCCCTCGGCCTCGTGGCCGCGCTCACCGCCTGCGGCGGCAGCGACTCCGCGAAGGACGGTTCGGGCGACAAGGGCACGGGCGCCGCGGCCTCGGGGCCCTGGAGCTTCAAGGACGACATGGGCAAGGACGTCACCACCAAGTCCACGCCGAAGAACATCGTCGCCTTCACCGGCACCGCCGCCGCGCTCCACGACTACGGGGTCGAGGTCAAGGGCGTGTTCGGCCCGACGAAGACCGCCGACGGCAAGGCCGACGTACAGGCCGGGTCGATGGACATCTCCAAGGTCGAGATCCTCGGCAACGTCTACGACGAGTTCAACGTCGAGAAGTACGCGGCCCTCCAGCCCGACCTCCTGGTGACCAACACCTGGGAGCCCGGCAGCTACTGGTACCTGCCGGAAGCCTCCAAGGACAAGATCCTGAAGCTGGCCCCGGCCGCCGCGATCGGCGTCGGCGGCGACGTCACCATGGACAAGGCCCTGGCCCGCACCGCGGACCTCGCGAAGTCCCTCGGCGCCGACCTGAACGCCAAGAAGACCGTGGACGCCAAGGCCCGCTTCGAGGCCGCCTCCGCGAAGCTCCGCGAGGCCACCAAGGCGAACCCCGGCATCAAGGTGCTCGTCGGTTCCGGCGCCGCCGACCTGTTCTACGTCTCCACCCCGGCCACCTCCGCCGACCTGAAGTACTTCCAGTCGCTCGGCGTCGAGTTCATCACCCCGGACAAGGTCGAGGGCGGCTTCTTCGAGAGCCTCAGCTGGGAGAACGCCGGCAAGTACAAGGCCGACGTCGTCCTCCTCGACAACCGCACCGGCACCCTCCAGCCGCAGGAGCTGAAGGCGAAGCCGACCTGGGCCGAGATGCCGGCCGTCAAGGCCGGCCAGATCACCCCGCGCGTGACGGAGCCGATCTACTCCTACGAGAAGTGCGCGCAGATCGTCGAAGAGCTCACCAAGGCCATCCAGGGCGCCAAGAAGGTCAGCTGA
- a CDS encoding siderophore-interacting protein, with amino-acid sequence MTATAPDAAPEGAGIAEIADATPHFRFFALEVLRTRRLGRSFLRITFGGESLSGFRSGGHDQSLSLFLPPAGREHTALPSTDEDTWFADWRGMPDEERPVMRSYTVREQRRTADGVDEVDIDFVLHGGSSPASSWAGRAVTGRRILAIGPAVAENKSVRFQPPAGTDAFLLYADETALPAAAAILDRLPAGIPVRAWFEIPHEDDRLYLRAPAGADITWVVRDPGAGRERTDRVLDALRTAERPAAGAPYAWIAGESATIRAVRRHFVQDCGIDRRAVRFTGYWRLGATEEQLLAEAYAGRAPDEDPAAEL; translated from the coding sequence ATGACCGCCACCGCCCCGGACGCCGCACCCGAAGGCGCCGGAATCGCCGAAATCGCCGATGCCACCCCGCACTTCCGGTTCTTCGCACTGGAAGTGCTCCGCACGCGCCGCCTCGGCCGCTCCTTCCTGCGGATCACCTTCGGCGGCGAGTCCCTCAGCGGCTTCCGCTCGGGCGGCCACGACCAGAGCCTCTCCCTCTTCCTGCCGCCCGCCGGGCGGGAGCACACGGCGCTGCCGTCCACGGACGAGGACACCTGGTTCGCGGACTGGCGCGGGATGCCGGACGAGGAACGCCCGGTGATGCGCTCGTACACGGTCCGCGAACAGCGCCGGACCGCCGACGGCGTGGACGAGGTGGACATCGACTTCGTCCTGCACGGGGGCTCCTCCCCCGCCTCGTCCTGGGCGGGCCGCGCGGTGACCGGCCGCCGGATCCTGGCCATCGGCCCGGCCGTCGCGGAGAACAAGTCCGTACGCTTCCAGCCGCCGGCCGGCACCGACGCGTTCCTCCTCTACGCCGACGAGACCGCCCTGCCCGCGGCCGCCGCGATCCTGGACCGCCTCCCGGCCGGGATCCCGGTCAGGGCCTGGTTCGAGATCCCGCACGAGGACGACCGCCTGTACCTCCGGGCGCCCGCCGGCGCGGACATCACCTGGGTCGTACGGGACCCCGGCGCCGGCCGTGAACGCACCGACCGGGTCCTGGACGCCCTCCGGACCGCCGAACGGCCCGCCGCCGGAGCCCCGTACGCCTGGATCGCGGGCGAGTCCGCGACGATCCGGGCGGTGCGCAGGCACTTCGTCCAGGACTGCGGCATCGACCGCCGCGCGGTCCGCTTCACCGGCTACTGGCGCCTGGGCGCCACCGAGGAACAACTCCTCGCGGAGGCCTACGCGGGCCGGGCCCCGGACGAGGACCCGGCCGCGGAGCTCTAG
- a CDS encoding acyl-CoA dehydrogenase family protein, which translates to MALDHRLTPEHEELRRTVEAFAHDVVAPKIGDLYERHEFPYEIVREMGRMGLFGLPFPEEYGGMGGDYLALGIALEELARVDSSVAITLEAGVSLGAMPLYLFGTEEQKREWLPRMCSGEILGAFGLTEPGAGSDAGGTRTTAVRDGDEWVINGSKCFITNSGTDITGLVTVTAVTGRKADGRPEISSIIVPSGTPGFTVAAPYSKVGWNSSDTRELSFDGVRVPLANLVGQEGRGYAQFLRILDEGRVAISALATGLAQGCVDESVKYAKERHAFGKAIGDNQAIQFKLADMEMRAHMARIGWRDAASRLVAGEPFKKEAAIAKLYSSTVAVDNARDATQIHGGYGFMNEYPVARMWRDSKILEIGEGTSEVQRMLIARELGLSS; encoded by the coding sequence ATGGCCCTCGACCACCGGCTCACCCCCGAGCACGAGGAACTCCGCCGCACCGTAGAGGCGTTCGCGCACGATGTGGTGGCGCCCAAGATCGGCGATCTGTACGAGCGGCACGAGTTCCCGTACGAGATCGTCCGCGAGATGGGCCGCATGGGCCTGTTCGGCCTGCCCTTCCCGGAGGAGTACGGCGGCATGGGCGGCGACTACCTCGCCCTCGGCATCGCCCTCGAGGAGCTGGCCCGCGTCGACTCCTCGGTCGCCATCACCCTGGAGGCCGGCGTCTCGCTCGGCGCGATGCCCCTGTACCTCTTCGGCACCGAGGAGCAGAAGCGGGAGTGGCTGCCGCGGATGTGCTCCGGCGAGATCCTCGGCGCCTTCGGCCTGACCGAGCCCGGCGCGGGCAGCGACGCGGGCGGCACCCGCACGACCGCCGTCCGGGACGGCGACGAGTGGGTGATCAACGGCTCCAAGTGCTTCATCACCAACTCCGGTACGGACATCACCGGTCTGGTCACCGTCACCGCCGTGACGGGCCGCAAGGCAGACGGCCGCCCGGAGATCTCCTCGATCATCGTCCCGTCCGGCACCCCCGGCTTCACGGTGGCCGCCCCCTACTCCAAGGTCGGCTGGAACTCCTCGGACACCCGTGAGCTGTCCTTCGACGGCGTACGGGTCCCCCTCGCCAACCTGGTCGGCCAGGAGGGCCGCGGCTACGCCCAGTTCCTGCGGATCCTCGACGAGGGCCGCGTGGCCATCTCGGCGCTCGCGACGGGCCTGGCGCAGGGCTGCGTGGACGAGTCGGTGAAGTACGCCAAGGAGCGGCACGCCTTCGGCAAGGCGATCGGCGACAACCAGGCCATCCAGTTCAAGCTGGCGGACATGGAGATGCGCGCCCACATGGCCCGGATCGGCTGGCGCGACGCGGCCTCCCGGCTGGTGGCCGGGGAGCCGTTCAAGAAGGAGGCGGCCATCGCGAAGCTGTACTCCTCGACGGTGGCGGTCGACAACGCGCGCGACGCCACGCAGATCCACGGCGGCTACGGGTTCATGAACGAGTACCCGGTGGCCCGCATGTGGCGCGACTCCAAGATCCTTGAGATCGGCGAGGGCACGAGCGAGGTGCAGCGCATGCTGATCGCCCGTGAGCTGGGGCTTTCCTCCTAG
- a CDS encoding beta-N-acetylhexosaminidase translates to MRVPRRVLAALLVLAAVPAAASCSSAARGDDARPGDEPPVALAPYQRLLPAPVSARAKGPGYAFGPGTVIRTGLTGDEEVRKVGELLAEQLRGPSGLPLPVVDGAEGDGIRLRIDEGAEGAGEEGYRLESGPGGVTLTARTPAGLFHAGQTLRQLLPVSGPGTVPGGTVTDAPRFAYRGAMVDVARHFFTVEQVKRYVDQLAQYKVNTLHLHLTDDQGWRIAIDSWPRLAEYGGGSEVGGGPGGHWTKDEYRDLVAYASERYVDVVPEIDMPGHVNAAQAAYAELNCDGKARERYTGIKVGFSSLCVGQERTYAFIDQVLGELAELTPGKYLHIGGDEAHSTPAADYAAFMDRAQAVVAKHGKTVVAWHQLATARPAPGAVLQYWGHDRTAAAEKAAVAAAAKAGSPVILSPADRLYLDMKYDKDTKPGLAWAGYVPVRRAYDWDPGAYLPGLPESAVLGVEAPLWTETIATRGDWELMAFPRVLGLAELGWSPAATHDWTAYRGRLAAQGPRLDAQDINYLRTPEVPWS, encoded by the coding sequence ATGAGAGTCCCGCGACGCGTGCTCGCCGCCCTCCTGGTCCTCGCCGCCGTCCCCGCGGCCGCTTCCTGCTCCAGCGCCGCCAGGGGGGACGACGCCCGGCCGGGCGACGAGCCCCCCGTCGCGCTCGCGCCCTACCAACGGCTCCTCCCGGCGCCCGTCTCCGCACGGGCCAAGGGTCCGGGGTACGCCTTCGGCCCGGGCACGGTCATCCGTACCGGCCTGACCGGCGACGAGGAGGTCCGCAAGGTCGGCGAACTCCTCGCCGAGCAGCTCCGCGGCCCCAGCGGGCTGCCGCTGCCCGTGGTCGACGGCGCGGAGGGAGACGGGATCCGGCTGCGGATCGACGAGGGCGCCGAGGGGGCGGGGGAGGAGGGCTACCGGCTGGAGTCCGGGCCCGGCGGGGTCACCCTCACCGCCCGCACGCCGGCGGGCCTCTTCCACGCCGGCCAGACGCTGCGCCAGCTCCTGCCGGTGTCCGGCCCGGGAACGGTGCCCGGCGGCACGGTCACCGACGCGCCGCGCTTCGCGTACCGCGGTGCCATGGTGGACGTGGCCCGCCACTTCTTCACGGTGGAGCAGGTCAAGAGGTACGTCGACCAGCTCGCGCAGTACAAGGTCAACACCCTGCACCTGCACCTGACCGACGACCAGGGCTGGCGCATCGCGATCGACTCCTGGCCGCGGCTGGCGGAGTACGGGGGCGGGAGCGAGGTCGGCGGCGGGCCCGGCGGGCACTGGACGAAGGACGAGTACCGGGACCTGGTGGCGTACGCCTCCGAGCGGTACGTGGACGTGGTCCCCGAGATCGACATGCCGGGCCACGTGAACGCCGCGCAGGCCGCCTACGCCGAGCTGAACTGCGACGGCAAGGCGCGCGAGCGCTACACCGGGATCAAGGTCGGCTTCAGCTCGCTGTGCGTGGGCCAGGAGCGGACCTACGCGTTCATCGACCAGGTGCTGGGGGAGCTCGCGGAGCTGACCCCGGGCAAGTACCTGCACATCGGCGGCGACGAGGCCCACTCCACGCCCGCGGCGGACTACGCGGCCTTCATGGACCGGGCCCAGGCGGTGGTGGCGAAGCACGGCAAGACGGTGGTGGCCTGGCACCAGCTCGCGACGGCCCGGCCGGCCCCGGGGGCGGTGCTCCAGTACTGGGGACACGACCGCACGGCGGCGGCCGAGAAGGCGGCGGTGGCCGCGGCGGCCAAGGCGGGCAGCCCGGTGATCCTGTCCCCGGCGGACCGGCTCTACCTGGACATGAAGTACGACAAGGACACGAAGCCGGGCCTGGCCTGGGCCGGGTACGTACCGGTCCGCCGCGCCTACGACTGGGACCCGGGGGCCTACCTGCCGGGCCTCCCGGAGTCCGCGGTCCTCGGGGTGGAGGCCCCGCTCTGGACGGAGACCATCGCGACGCGGGGGGACTGGGAGCTGATGGCCTTCCCGCGCGTCCTGGGCCTCGCGGAGCTGGGCTGGTCCCCGGCCGCCACCCACGACTGGACCGCGTACCGCGGGCGACTGGCCGCCCAGGGCCCCCGCCTGGACGCCCAGGACATCAACTACCTCCGGACACCGGAGGTGCCGTGGTCCTGA
- a CDS encoding acetate uptake transporter, giving the protein MDNGVSAGSTASTSTLGHIALGLTLLAFGIGNTGIIDGVTAANSVSLAMYLGGLALFVLGVLEYRGGDGFNGTAFAGIGTFWFIWAGGADGKVSADAAGLFLVLFAMLGLTLTAAASGGLFGQGVYGLFTLSLLLLAIGTFAESDGLAKAAGWVAALCGLLAWYGATAALASWPMALGKGRRGAVATS; this is encoded by the coding sequence GTGGACAATGGTGTCTCTGCGGGAAGCACGGCCTCGACTTCGACCCTCGGGCACATCGCCCTGGGTCTCACCCTTCTCGCGTTCGGGATCGGCAACACCGGCATCATCGACGGTGTGACCGCGGCGAACTCCGTGTCGCTCGCGATGTACCTCGGCGGACTCGCCCTGTTCGTCCTCGGAGTCCTCGAGTACCGCGGCGGCGACGGCTTCAACGGCACGGCCTTCGCGGGCATCGGCACCTTCTGGTTCATCTGGGCCGGCGGGGCCGACGGAAAGGTTTCGGCAGACGCGGCCGGACTGTTCCTCGTGCTGTTCGCCATGCTGGGACTGACCCTCACCGCCGCCGCCTCGGGCGGGCTGTTCGGTCAGGGCGTGTACGGCCTGTTCACCCTCTCCCTGCTGCTCCTGGCGATAGGCACCTTCGCCGAGAGCGACGGGCTGGCCAAGGCGGCCGGCTGGGTGGCGGCGCTCTGCGGACTGCTGGCCTGGTACGGGGCCACCGCGGCGCTGGCGAGCTGGCCGATGGCCCTCGGCAAGGGCCGGCGCGGAGCGGTCGCCACGAGCTGA
- the glmS gene encoding glutamine--fructose-6-phosphate transaminase (isomerizing), whose product MCGIVGYIGKRDVAPLLLEGLQRLEYRGYDSAGIVVNSPKAAALKVVKAKGRVRELESRVPKRFAGTTGIAHTRWATHGAPSDLNSHPHLDADNKVAVVHNGIVDNASELRSKLEADGVVFLSETDTEVLVHLIARAQADTLEEKVREALKVVEGTYGIAVMHADFPDRIVVARNGSPVVLGIGEKEMFVASDIAALVAHTRQIVTLDDGEMATLKADDFRTYTTSGTTTTATPETVEWEAASYDMGGHDTYMHKEISEQADAVDRVLRGRIDDRFNTVHLGGLNLDPREARGIRRVKILGCGTSYHAGLIGAGLIESLARIPADAEPASEFRYRNPVVDPDTLYIAVSQSGETYDVLAAVQELKRKGARVLGVVNVVGSAIARAADGGVYVHAGPEVCVVSTKCFTNTVVAFALLAVHLGRIRDLSVTDGKRIIDGLRKLPAQIQEILDGEEDIKKLAAEYAEAKSMMFIGRVRGYPVALEASLKLKEISYIHAEAYPASELKHGPLALIEPSLPTVAIVPDDDLLEKNRAALEEIKARSGRILAVAHSKQEKADHTILVPKNEDELDPILMGIPLQLLAYHTALAMGRDIDKPRNLAKSVTVE is encoded by the coding sequence ATGTGCGGAATCGTGGGTTACATCGGCAAGCGTGACGTGGCACCGCTGCTGCTGGAGGGCCTGCAGCGACTGGAGTACCGCGGCTACGACTCCGCGGGCATCGTCGTCAACAGCCCGAAGGCCGCGGCCCTGAAGGTCGTCAAGGCCAAGGGCCGCGTACGCGAGCTGGAGTCCCGGGTCCCCAAGCGCTTCGCCGGCACCACCGGCATCGCCCACACCCGCTGGGCCACCCACGGCGCCCCGAGCGACCTCAACTCCCACCCGCACCTGGACGCCGACAACAAGGTCGCCGTCGTCCACAACGGCATCGTCGACAACGCCTCCGAGCTGCGCTCCAAGCTGGAGGCCGACGGGGTCGTCTTCCTCTCGGAGACCGACACCGAGGTGCTCGTCCACCTGATCGCCCGCGCCCAGGCCGACACCCTGGAGGAGAAGGTCCGCGAGGCGCTCAAGGTCGTCGAGGGCACCTACGGCATCGCCGTGATGCACGCCGACTTCCCCGACCGCATCGTCGTGGCCCGCAACGGCTCCCCGGTCGTCCTCGGCATCGGCGAGAAGGAGATGTTCGTCGCCTCGGACATCGCCGCGCTCGTCGCCCACACCCGCCAGATCGTCACCCTCGACGACGGCGAGATGGCGACCCTGAAGGCGGATGACTTCCGGACCTACACCACCTCCGGCACGACGACCACCGCCACGCCCGAGACCGTGGAGTGGGAGGCCGCCTCCTACGACATGGGCGGCCACGACACGTACATGCACAAGGAGATCTCCGAGCAGGCCGACGCGGTCGACCGCGTCCTGCGCGGCCGGATCGACGACCGCTTCAACACCGTCCACCTGGGCGGCCTGAACCTGGACCCGCGCGAGGCGCGCGGCATCCGCCGGGTCAAGATCCTGGGCTGCGGCACCTCGTACCACGCCGGTCTGATCGGCGCGGGCCTCATCGAGAGCCTGGCCCGCATCCCCGCCGACGCCGAGCCGGCCTCGGAGTTCCGCTACCGCAACCCGGTCGTGGATCCCGACACCCTCTACATCGCGGTCTCCCAGTCCGGTGAGACGTACGACGTGCTCGCGGCCGTGCAGGAGCTCAAGCGCAAGGGCGCCCGCGTCCTCGGCGTGGTCAACGTGGTCGGCTCCGCGATCGCCCGCGCCGCCGACGGCGGCGTGTACGTGCACGCCGGCCCCGAGGTCTGCGTCGTCTCCACCAAGTGCTTCACCAACACGGTCGTGGCCTTCGCGCTGCTCGCCGTGCACCTCGGCCGCATCCGCGACCTGTCCGTCACCGACGGCAAGCGGATCATCGACGGCCTGCGCAAGCTGCCCGCGCAGATCCAGGAGATCCTGGACGGCGAGGAAGACATCAAGAAGCTGGCCGCCGAGTACGCCGAGGCCAAGTCGATGATGTTCATCGGCCGCGTCCGGGGCTACCCGGTGGCCCTGGAGGCCTCCCTGAAGCTCAAGGAGATCTCCTACATCCACGCCGAGGCCTACCCGGCCTCCGAGCTCAAGCACGGCCCGCTGGCCCTCATCGAGCCCTCGCTGCCGACGGTCGCGATCGTCCCGGACGACGACCTGCTGGAGAAGAACCGCGCGGCCCTCGAGGAGATCAAGGCCCGCAGCGGCCGGATCCTGGCGGTCGCCCACAGCAAGCAGGAGAAGGCCGACCACACGATCCTCGTGCCCAAGAACGAGGACGAGCTGGACCCGATCCTGATGGGCATCCCGCTGCAGCTGCTGGCGTACCACACCGCCCTGGCCATGGGCCGGGACATCGACAAGCCGCGCAACCTGGCGAAGTCCGTCACCGTCGAGTAG
- a CDS encoding universal stress protein, translating into MAGHEFSEPADRKRKRLADPESADLRAVEQPRHPCDPAFRHGVVVGFDGSTSSERALAYAIGMARRSGSGLIIVHVANRLPTTVWAGCEPPVFVDVPDHRTEVLGLELACADYLSEVPWILVERGGDICHELEEVGREYSADAIVVGSTHGIVGRIFGSVAGRLAKRAQRPVVVIP; encoded by the coding sequence ATGGCCGGTCACGAATTCTCCGAACCCGCGGACCGTAAGCGCAAACGCCTCGCCGACCCCGAATCGGCCGACCTGCGCGCGGTGGAACAACCACGTCATCCCTGCGACCCGGCCTTCCGGCACGGGGTCGTGGTGGGCTTCGACGGATCCACGTCCAGCGAGCGCGCCCTCGCGTACGCGATCGGCATGGCCCGTCGCTCCGGCTCCGGTCTGATCATCGTCCACGTCGCGAACCGGCTGCCCACCACCGTGTGGGCCGGCTGCGAGCCGCCGGTCTTCGTGGACGTGCCGGACCACCGCACCGAGGTGCTGGGACTGGAGCTGGCCTGCGCGGACTACCTGTCCGAGGTTCCGTGGATCCTCGTCGAGCGCGGCGGGGACATCTGCCACGAGCTGGAGGAGGTCGGCCGGGAGTACTCGGCGGACGCCATCGTGGTCGGTTCCACGCACGGGATCGTCGGCCGGATCTTCGGATCGGTGGCGGGCCGGCTGGCGAAGCGGGCGCAGCGACCGGTCGTTGTCATCCCGTAA